In a genomic window of Aeromonas veronii:
- a CDS encoding GTP-binding protein produces the protein MTDMQDTRIPVTLLTGFLGSGKTTLLNHWVKQPELGECAVLINEFGSVGLDHHLVQQVDEQVMLLDSGCICCSVQGSLVEALQGLFMKAIQRKIKPFKRLIIETTGLADPAPVLFTLREEGFIAQRYRFDGTVTVVDAGHIEQQLAAQYEAVKQVALADLLVVSKGDLVDSEQLARVEAQLAALNPAAPIERVTNGELSPAVLDKLGAYNEAAGRDVRQLLAWLRTESPKQGLASPMQPKMQPFAAKVGTAAPTHFEHGSIESFSLRIGEPLKPSRLLAAIDAVQAQYGDALLRLKGILQLEGESQPVVIHGVHGQLYPLQALGDWPEGKAQSRLVFIVKSQDKAGIEQLFMATLKAPEPTLEERLKAMLGQPDA, from the coding sequence ATGACCGATATGCAAGATACTCGTATCCCTGTGACCCTGCTGACCGGCTTTCTTGGCAGCGGCAAGACAACTCTGCTCAACCACTGGGTCAAGCAGCCGGAGCTTGGCGAGTGCGCAGTGCTGATCAACGAGTTCGGCTCGGTGGGGCTGGATCACCATCTGGTGCAACAGGTGGATGAGCAGGTGATGCTGCTCGACTCCGGCTGCATCTGCTGCTCGGTGCAGGGCTCTCTGGTGGAGGCGTTGCAGGGGCTGTTTATGAAGGCCATTCAGCGCAAGATCAAACCGTTCAAGCGGCTGATTATCGAGACCACTGGCCTCGCGGATCCGGCCCCCGTGCTCTTCACGTTGAGGGAAGAGGGCTTTATCGCTCAGCGCTACCGCTTCGATGGCACCGTCACCGTGGTGGATGCCGGTCATATCGAGCAGCAGTTGGCGGCCCAGTATGAGGCGGTGAAGCAGGTAGCGCTGGCGGATCTGCTGGTGGTGAGCAAGGGCGATTTGGTTGATAGCGAGCAACTGGCGCGGGTCGAAGCCCAGCTGGCGGCCCTCAATCCGGCCGCCCCCATCGAGCGGGTGACCAATGGCGAACTGTCGCCAGCGGTGCTGGATAAGCTGGGCGCCTACAATGAGGCAGCGGGGCGCGATGTGCGCCAGCTGCTGGCCTGGCTGCGCACCGAATCCCCCAAGCAGGGGCTGGCGTCACCCATGCAGCCGAAGATGCAACCGTTCGCCGCCAAGGTGGGCACCGCGGCGCCCACCCACTTCGAGCACGGCAGCATCGAGAGTTTCTCTTTGCGTATCGGTGAGCCGCTCAAGCCCTCTCGTCTGCTGGCCGCCATCGATGCGGTGCAGGCGCAATATGGCGATGCCCTGCTGCGCCTCAAGGGGATCTTGCAGCTGGAAGGGGAGAGCCAGCCGGTGGTGATCCACGGCGTTCACGGCCAGCTCTATCCGCTGCAGGCGCTGGGCGACTGGCCGGAGGGCAAGGCTCAGTCCAGACTGGTGTTTATCGTGAAGAGTCAGGACAAGGCCGGTATCGAGCAGCTCTTTATGGCGACCCTCAAGGCCCCCGAGCCCACTCTGGAAGAGCGGCTCAAAGCCATGCTCGGCCAACCGGACGCCTGA
- the mdtD gene encoding multidrug transporter subunit MdtD: protein MAEVSLGVTPAQRKWLPLLAAVGFFMQALDATILNTALPSMAETLGESPLQMQSVIIAYMLTVALLIPASGWLADRFGTRRIYLAAISLFTLGSLACAASNTLFMLVAARVLQGIGGALLMPVGRLAVLRVYDKHELLRVMSFVTIPGLLGPLMGPALGGWLVEVASWHWVFLINLPVGLLGFLASWHFMPELRQQTARFDWQGFVMFSVGMVLVSVGLQGLGEHSISTGWALFALIFGLAAMASYWLYAANAEQPLFSLALFKTSSFAIGIWGNLFARLGSGAMPFLTPLFLQLGLGFSPSKAGMTMIPTVIGAMLTKTLVNKLIPKVGYRRILVGNTLLLGAMIASFYLIDNQLPHWVLLAWLAIFGAINSLQFSAMNTLTLRELSPALASSGNGLLSVVMQLSMSLGVAIAASLLGLFSAGTSAANGQWLAGFHLTYLCVGLLSMLAALIFAQLARDGATPSGQADS, encoded by the coding sequence ATGGCGGAAGTTTCACTCGGGGTGACCCCTGCCCAGCGCAAGTGGTTGCCCCTGCTGGCGGCAGTCGGTTTCTTTATGCAGGCGCTGGATGCCACCATCCTCAATACCGCCCTGCCGAGCATGGCCGAGACGCTGGGGGAGAGCCCGCTGCAGATGCAGTCGGTGATCATCGCCTACATGCTGACAGTGGCGTTGCTGATCCCGGCCTCCGGCTGGCTGGCGGACCGATTCGGCACCCGCCGCATCTATCTGGCCGCCATCTCGCTCTTTACGCTGGGCTCGCTCGCCTGCGCCGCCTCCAACACCCTTTTCATGCTGGTGGCGGCCCGGGTGTTGCAGGGGATCGGCGGTGCGCTGCTGATGCCGGTGGGGCGACTGGCAGTGCTGCGGGTCTATGACAAACACGAGCTGCTGCGGGTGATGTCGTTCGTCACCATCCCGGGGCTGCTCGGCCCGCTGATGGGGCCGGCGCTCGGTGGTTGGCTGGTGGAGGTGGCAAGCTGGCACTGGGTGTTTCTCATCAACCTGCCGGTGGGGCTGCTCGGCTTTCTCGCCAGCTGGCACTTTATGCCGGAGCTGCGCCAACAGACCGCCCGTTTCGACTGGCAGGGATTTGTGATGTTCAGTGTCGGCATGGTACTGGTGTCGGTCGGCTTGCAGGGGTTGGGGGAGCACAGCATCTCCACCGGTTGGGCGCTGTTTGCGCTCATTTTCGGGCTGGCAGCGATGGCGAGTTACTGGCTCTATGCCGCCAATGCGGAGCAGCCGCTGTTCAGTCTGGCGCTGTTCAAAACCAGCTCCTTCGCTATCGGCATCTGGGGCAACCTGTTTGCCCGCCTCGGCAGCGGTGCCATGCCGTTCCTCACCCCGCTGTTTCTGCAACTGGGGCTTGGTTTTTCGCCGAGCAAGGCGGGGATGACCATGATCCCCACCGTGATTGGCGCCATGCTGACCAAGACGCTGGTGAACAAGCTGATTCCCAAGGTGGGCTATCGCCGTATTCTGGTCGGCAACACCCTGTTGCTGGGGGCGATGATCGCCAGCTTCTACTTGATCGACAACCAGTTGCCGCACTGGGTCCTGCTTGCCTGGCTGGCGATCTTTGGCGCCATCAACTCGCTGCAGTTCTCCGCCATGAATACCCTGACCCTGCGGGAGTTGAGCCCGGCCCTGGCCAGCAGCGGCAACGGTCTGCTCTCGGTGGTGATGCAGCTCTCCATGAGCTTGGGGGTGGCGATCGCCGCCAGCCTGCTCGGGCTCTTCTCGGCGGGCACCTCAGCCGCCAACGGCCAGTGGCTGGCAGGATTCCACCTTACCTACCTCTGCGTCGGGTTACTCTCCATGCTGGCGGCACTGATCTTCGCCCAGCTGGCGCGCGATGGGGCTACGCCGTCGGGGCAGGCAGATAGCTGA
- the folB gene encoding dihydroneopterin aldolase gives MDKVFIRGLEVLTTIGVYEWEKGIRQKLRFDLEMGFDNRPAAATDDINLALDYADLSNKICEHVSGKVVELVETMAEQVAMLVLADERVQWVKVTLTKPGAVPNAAGVGVEILRHRTPAASSN, from the coding sequence ATGGACAAGGTGTTTATTCGCGGACTCGAAGTTTTGACCACCATAGGTGTATATGAGTGGGAGAAAGGCATTCGCCAGAAGCTCCGTTTTGACCTCGAGATGGGGTTCGACAACCGCCCCGCCGCCGCAACCGACGACATCAATCTGGCACTGGATTATGCCGACCTCTCCAACAAGATTTGCGAGCATGTCAGCGGTAAGGTGGTCGAACTGGTCGAGACCATGGCCGAACAGGTTGCCATGCTGGTGTTGGCCGATGAGCGGGTGCAGTGGGTCAAGGTGACCCTCACCAAGCCGGGCGCCGTGCCCAATGCCGCCGGGGTCGGCGTCGAGATCCTGCGCCATCGCACGCCAGCCGCGAGCAGCAACTGA
- the folK gene encoding 2-amino-4-hydroxy-6-hydroxymethyldihydropteridine diphosphokinase, with protein sequence MTTLYISLGSNIERDRHIRAGLDALHAEFGELRVSRVFESEAVGFNGRPFYNLVVAADTDLPLATVCQRLRAMEFAHGREPDAKKFAPRTLDLDLLLYGDLVCDTPLVLPRGEVLTNAFVLWPLAELAPALRHPADGRTMGELWQAYDKASQQLRPIPFHWEACELQHH encoded by the coding sequence ATGACCACCCTCTATATCAGCCTCGGCTCCAACATCGAGCGGGATCGCCATATCCGTGCCGGACTCGATGCGCTGCACGCCGAGTTTGGCGAGCTGCGGGTCTCCCGGGTATTTGAAAGCGAGGCGGTCGGCTTCAACGGCCGCCCCTTCTACAACCTGGTAGTGGCGGCCGACACCGACCTGCCGCTGGCCACCGTCTGCCAGCGACTGCGGGCCATGGAGTTCGCCCACGGCCGCGAGCCAGATGCCAAAAAATTCGCCCCGCGCACCCTGGATCTCGATCTGCTGCTCTATGGCGACCTTGTCTGCGACACCCCGCTGGTGCTGCCGCGCGGTGAAGTGCTCACCAACGCCTTCGTGCTGTGGCCGCTGGCCGAGCTGGCCCCCGCCCTGCGCCACCCCGCCGATGGCCGCACCATGGGCGAGCTGTGGCAAGCCTATGACAAGGCCTCCCAGCAACTGCGCCCCATTCCCTTTCACTGGGAAGCGTGCGAATTGCAGCATCACTGA
- a CDS encoding FAD-binding protein, translating to MTVQFQAFHSIKAIGNREVLFNWSRTNPLGALDQVWRPKTRDELQALLREHPERKLRLIGSGLSFEPIHSVYAEGSQALLVDLHHLRGQLAKTADTVTYQAGTPLDTVYAELIAMERMLPASPGVIGIQTLGGALSTGTHGQGLHQSALCDAVAAMTLMLANGDIIRVDRTDPRFGAFVMGMGMLGILLDVTLRTVPNRIMRCTKFTTDYPFLLEHNERLNREHGFVKSWWFAWTGESHIWLVDPASDEEVARYRAGGSEPLLLDGDIDTRMNAALNATIDATLQKMAKDTKDEALAGEHFETVRRFKDASDLVGNVYQILCKGIPAPQINCEVAVPLHRMNEALETLQAWQQTNPGVLHYPFILRCTGPSEAWLSAAYDQSVCWIGFLVYLAADGTFVNGSMEQMRELQQLLVPLGGIPHFGKHLVMDLYDFPALLPRWNDFVALKAELDPHGRFENRWLSDLFANR from the coding sequence ATGACGGTGCAGTTCCAGGCATTTCACAGCATCAAGGCGATCGGTAATCGGGAGGTGCTGTTCAACTGGTCGAGAACCAACCCGCTCGGGGCGCTGGATCAGGTGTGGCGCCCGAAAACCCGCGATGAGCTGCAGGCGCTGCTGCGGGAACACCCCGAGCGCAAGCTGCGCCTTATCGGCTCCGGCCTCTCTTTTGAACCCATTCACAGCGTCTATGCCGAGGGCAGTCAGGCGCTGCTGGTGGACTTGCACCACCTACGCGGCCAGTTGGCGAAAACGGCCGATACCGTGACCTATCAGGCGGGGACGCCGCTCGATACCGTCTACGCCGAGCTGATCGCCATGGAGCGGATGCTGCCCGCATCCCCCGGCGTTATCGGCATCCAGACCCTGGGCGGCGCCCTCAGCACCGGCACCCACGGTCAGGGGCTGCACCAGTCTGCCCTGTGCGATGCGGTGGCGGCGATGACGTTGATGCTGGCCAATGGCGACATCATCCGGGTGGATCGCACAGATCCGCGCTTCGGCGCCTTCGTGATGGGGATGGGGATGCTCGGCATCCTGCTCGACGTCACACTGCGTACCGTGCCCAACCGCATCATGCGCTGCACCAAGTTCACCACCGACTACCCATTCCTCTTGGAGCACAACGAGCGGCTCAACCGCGAGCACGGCTTTGTGAAGAGCTGGTGGTTTGCCTGGACCGGCGAGAGCCACATCTGGCTGGTGGATCCCGCCTCCGATGAGGAGGTTGCCCGCTACCGCGCTGGCGGCAGCGAGCCGTTGCTGCTTGATGGCGATATCGACACCCGCATGAACGCTGCTCTTAATGCCACGATCGACGCCACCCTGCAGAAGATGGCCAAAGACACCAAGGATGAGGCGTTGGCGGGGGAGCACTTCGAGACGGTGCGCCGCTTCAAGGATGCCTCCGATCTGGTGGGCAACGTCTACCAGATCCTCTGCAAGGGGATCCCTGCCCCCCAGATCAACTGCGAGGTGGCGGTACCGCTCCATCGGATGAACGAGGCACTGGAGACCCTGCAGGCCTGGCAGCAGACCAACCCGGGCGTATTGCACTACCCCTTTATCCTGCGCTGCACCGGCCCTTCAGAGGCCTGGCTCAGTGCAGCTTATGATCAGTCGGTCTGCTGGATCGGTTTTCTGGTCTATCTGGCGGCGGACGGCACCTTCGTCAACGGCTCCATGGAGCAGATGCGCGAGTTGCAGCAACTGCTGGTGCCGCTTGGCGGTATTCCCCATTTTGGCAAGCATCTGGTGATGGATCTCTACGACTTCCCGGCCCTGCTGCCGCGCTGGAACGACTTCGTGGCGTTGAAAGCCGAGCTCGACCCCCATGGCCGCTTTGAAAACCGCTGGCTCAGCGACCTGTTTGCAAACCGGTAA
- a CDS encoding YbaK/EbsC family protein, giving the protein MPLDTIHHFNCQLLAELPHQRYEHEPILDYATDERVKARLGWQAEFSKTLFLKFKDGRFALLLTHRDGRLDNKAVKAALGAKPSICSAEEMQAEIGCLPGAVCPFLPRADIPLLVDPQLLNHTAFTWTPGHPDQTFLLATVHLAGVLAQLPCEVSYLPAPTA; this is encoded by the coding sequence ATGCCACTTGATACCATTCACCATTTCAACTGCCAGCTGCTGGCCGAACTGCCCCACCAGCGCTATGAGCACGAACCCATCCTCGATTACGCTACCGACGAACGGGTCAAGGCCCGCCTCGGCTGGCAGGCGGAGTTCAGCAAGACCCTGTTTCTCAAGTTCAAGGATGGCCGCTTCGCCCTGCTGCTGACCCACAGGGACGGGCGGCTCGACAACAAGGCGGTCAAGGCCGCGCTCGGGGCCAAGCCCTCCATCTGCAGCGCCGAGGAGATGCAGGCGGAGATCGGCTGCCTGCCGGGGGCCGTCTGCCCCTTCCTGCCGCGCGCCGATATTCCGCTACTGGTTGACCCGCAACTGCTCAACCACACCGCCTTCACCTGGACTCCGGGCCACCCGGATCAGACCTTTCTGCTGGCGACCGTGCATCTGGCCGGGGTGCTGGCGCAGCTCCCCTGCGAGGTCAGCTATCTGCCTGCCCCGACGGCGTAG
- the acnB gene encoding bifunctional aconitate hydratase 2/2-methylisocitrate dehydratase → MLETYRKHVAERAAEGVVAKPLDAEQVAALVELLKNPPAGEQDFLKELLSSRIPPGVDEAAYVKAGFLTAVAKGEAHSPILSSAEAVELLGTMQGGYNIQPLIDLLDHATLAPLAAKGLSHTLLMFDSFHDVEEKAKAGNAHAKQVMQSWADAEWFLSRPELAEKITVTVFKVTGETNTDDLSPAPDAWSRPDIPLHALAMLKNARPGITPDKDGAVGPIKTIDALKEKGFPLAYVGDVVGTGSSRKSATNSVLWFMGDDIPFVPNKRAGGVCLGGKIAPIFFNTMEDAGALPIEVDVSKLEMGDVIDIYPYAGKICKHGTEQVLAQFELKTDVLIDEVRAGGRIPLIIGRGLTDKAREALGLPFSTVFRRPQPVADTGKGFTLAQKMVGKACGVKGIRPGTYCEPKMTTVGSQDTTGPMTRDELKDLACLGFSADLTMQSFCHTAAYPKPIDVQTHHTLPDFIMNRGGVSLRPGDGVIHSWLNRMLLPDTVGTGGDSHTRFPIGISFPAGSGLVAFAAATGVMPLDMPESVLVRFKGELQPGITLRDLVHAIPYAAIQKGLLTVEKAGKKNIFSGRILEIEGLPTLKVEQAFELADASAERSAAGCTIKLDKEPIIEYLKSNIVMLKWMLSEGYGDVRTITRRIKGMEEWLANPTLMEADKDAEYAEIIEIDLATIKEPILCAPNDPDDARLLSDVAGDKIDEVFIGSCMTNIGHFRAAGKLLEKYQGELPTRMWIAPPTKMDKDQLTEEGYYGIFGRVGARIEIPGCSLCMGNQARVAEGASVVSTSTRNFPNRLGKGANVYLASAELAAVAAILGKIPTVAEYLQYAKALDATAADTYRYLNFNEIASYTKKADAVILQQAV, encoded by the coding sequence GTGCTTGAAACATACCGTAAACACGTCGCAGAACGTGCCGCTGAGGGCGTGGTTGCCAAACCTCTGGATGCAGAGCAGGTCGCCGCCCTGGTTGAATTGCTCAAGAACCCGCCCGCTGGCGAACAAGATTTTCTGAAAGAGCTGTTGTCTTCCCGAATTCCCCCCGGTGTTGATGAAGCGGCCTATGTCAAAGCCGGTTTTCTCACCGCTGTCGCCAAGGGCGAAGCCCACTCTCCCATCCTGAGCTCCGCCGAAGCCGTTGAACTGCTGGGCACCATGCAGGGTGGTTACAACATTCAGCCGCTGATCGACCTGCTGGATCACGCCACGCTGGCGCCGCTTGCCGCCAAGGGGCTCTCCCACACCCTGCTGATGTTCGACTCCTTCCACGACGTGGAGGAGAAGGCCAAAGCGGGCAATGCTCACGCCAAACAGGTGATGCAATCCTGGGCCGATGCCGAGTGGTTCCTCTCGCGCCCGGAGCTGGCCGAGAAGATCACCGTCACCGTGTTCAAGGTGACCGGCGAAACCAACACCGACGACCTCTCTCCTGCGCCGGATGCCTGGTCCCGCCCCGATATTCCGCTGCACGCCCTGGCGATGCTGAAAAACGCCCGTCCCGGCATCACCCCCGACAAGGATGGCGCTGTCGGCCCCATCAAGACCATCGATGCCCTGAAAGAGAAGGGATTCCCGCTGGCCTATGTGGGTGACGTGGTCGGTACCGGCTCTTCCCGTAAATCTGCCACCAACTCGGTGCTCTGGTTTATGGGCGACGACATTCCATTCGTGCCGAACAAGCGCGCTGGCGGTGTCTGTCTGGGTGGCAAGATTGCCCCGATCTTCTTCAACACCATGGAAGATGCCGGCGCCCTGCCCATCGAAGTGGACGTCTCCAAGCTGGAAATGGGCGATGTGATCGACATCTACCCCTATGCCGGCAAGATCTGCAAACACGGCACCGAACAGGTGCTGGCGCAGTTTGAACTGAAAACCGACGTGCTGATCGACGAAGTGCGCGCCGGTGGCCGTATCCCGCTGATCATCGGTCGTGGCCTGACCGACAAGGCCCGCGAGGCGCTGGGTCTGCCGTTCTCCACCGTGTTCCGTCGTCCGCAGCCTGTCGCCGACACCGGCAAGGGCTTCACCCTGGCCCAGAAGATGGTGGGCAAGGCGTGCGGCGTGAAGGGCATTCGCCCGGGCACCTACTGCGAGCCCAAGATGACCACGGTCGGCTCCCAGGACACCACGGGCCCGATGACCCGCGACGAGCTCAAAGATCTGGCCTGCCTCGGCTTCTCCGCCGATCTGACCATGCAGTCCTTCTGCCACACCGCGGCCTATCCCAAGCCCATCGACGTGCAGACCCACCACACCCTGCCGGACTTCATCATGAACCGCGGCGGTGTGAGCCTGCGTCCGGGTGACGGTGTCATCCACTCCTGGCTGAACCGCATGCTGCTGCCGGATACCGTGGGTACCGGTGGTGACTCCCATACCCGTTTCCCCATCGGCATCTCCTTCCCGGCGGGCTCCGGTCTGGTGGCGTTCGCCGCCGCTACCGGCGTGATGCCGCTGGACATGCCGGAATCGGTGCTGGTGCGCTTCAAGGGCGAGCTGCAGCCGGGCATCACCCTGCGTGATCTGGTCCATGCCATCCCCTACGCCGCCATCCAGAAAGGGCTGCTGACCGTCGAGAAAGCGGGCAAGAAGAACATCTTCTCCGGCCGCATCCTCGAGATCGAAGGTCTGCCGACCCTGAAAGTAGAGCAAGCGTTCGAGCTGGCAGATGCCAGCGCCGAGCGTTCCGCTGCCGGTTGCACCATCAAGCTGGATAAAGAGCCGATCATCGAGTATCTGAAGTCCAATATCGTGATGCTGAAATGGATGCTCTCCGAAGGCTACGGCGACGTACGCACCATCACCCGTCGCATCAAGGGGATGGAAGAGTGGCTGGCCAACCCGACCCTGATGGAAGCGGACAAGGATGCCGAGTACGCCGAAATCATCGAGATCGATCTGGCCACCATCAAGGAGCCGATCCTCTGTGCGCCGAACGATCCGGATGATGCCCGTCTGCTGAGCGACGTGGCTGGCGACAAGATCGATGAGGTGTTCATTGGCTCCTGCATGACCAACATCGGTCACTTCCGCGCCGCCGGCAAACTGCTCGAGAAGTATCAGGGCGAGCTGCCGACCCGCATGTGGATCGCGCCACCGACCAAGATGGACAAGGATCAGCTGACCGAAGAGGGCTACTACGGCATCTTCGGCCGGGTCGGTGCCCGCATCGAGATCCCGGGTTGTTCCCTCTGCATGGGTAACCAGGCGCGGGTAGCGGAAGGGGCCTCCGTGGTCTCCACCTCCACCCGTAACTTCCCGAACCGTCTGGGTAAAGGTGCCAACGTCTATCTGGCCTCTGCGGAGCTGGCAGCGGTGGCCGCCATCCTCGGCAAGATCCCGACCGTGGCAGAGTACCTGCAATACGCCAAGGCGCTCGATGCCACTGCGGCAGATACCTATCGCTACCTCAACTTCAACGAAATCGCCTCTTACACCAAGAAGGCCGATGCGGTGATCCTGCAGCAAGCGGTATAA
- the plsY gene encoding glycerol-3-phosphate 1-O-acyltransferase PlsY — MTALTILMIILAYLGGSLSSAVLVSRCSGLPDPRDHGSHNPGATNVLRLGGRLAALVVLLLDVLKGTVPVYLAWYLQIKPVYLGFIGVAACLGHMYPIFFHFRGGKGVATALGTMMPIGFTMGGAVIGTWLLVLLVSGYSSLASIITVLLTPLFTYLLKPEYTLPVSLLSCLILIRHHENISRLLKGEEPRVWGRKGAACAEEVAEMGDVAQKKDERDKK; from the coding sequence ATGACGGCCCTGACGATTTTGATGATTATTCTGGCCTACCTGGGGGGGTCACTATCCAGTGCTGTGCTGGTCTCCCGCTGCAGTGGTCTGCCCGACCCGCGGGATCATGGCTCCCACAATCCGGGGGCGACCAATGTGCTGCGTCTTGGTGGTCGGCTGGCGGCGCTGGTGGTGCTGCTGCTCGATGTCCTCAAGGGGACTGTGCCCGTCTATCTCGCTTGGTATCTGCAGATCAAACCCGTCTACCTCGGCTTTATCGGGGTCGCCGCCTGCCTCGGTCACATGTACCCCATCTTCTTTCATTTTCGCGGTGGCAAAGGGGTCGCCACGGCACTGGGCACCATGATGCCCATCGGCTTCACCATGGGGGGGGCCGTGATCGGCACCTGGCTGCTGGTGCTGCTGGTGAGCGGCTACTCCTCACTGGCCTCCATCATTACCGTGCTGCTGACACCGCTTTTTACCTACCTGCTCAAACCCGAATATACCCTGCCAGTCTCGCTGCTCTCCTGCCTCATTCTGATCCGCCATCATGAGAACATCTCCCGCCTGCTCAAGGGAGAGGAACCCAGAGTCTGGGGGCGAAAAGGCGCGGCCTGTGCCGAGGAAGTGGCAGAAATGGGCGATGTTGCGCAAAAAAAAGACGAACGAGACAAAAAGTGA